gtatcagtgctcacagtgtgggaagagttttatttcacagagtaatctcaatacccaccagcgcattcacactggagagaaaccttatcagtgctcacagtgtggaaagagttttaatacaaagagtaagcttaaaatacaccagtgcattcacagtggagagaaaccttatcagtgctcacagtgtggaaagagttttaatggacagagtgatctcaaaaaacaccagcgcattcacactggagagaaaccgtatcagtgttcacagtgtgggaaaagttttaatatacagagtaatctcaaaatccaccagcgcattcacagtggagagaaaccatatcagtgctcacagtgtggaaagagttttaatatacagagtaagctcaaaatccaccagcgcattcacactggagagaaaccatatcagtgctcacagtgtggaaagagttttaatcaacagagtgctctcaaaacacaccagcgcattcacactggagagaaaccttatcagtgctcacagtgtggaaagagttttaatggacagagtaatctcaaaaaacaccagcgcattcacactgtagagaaaccatatcggtgctcacagtgtgggaagagttttaatatacagagtcatttcaaaatacaccagcgcattcacactggagagaaaccgtatcagtgctcacagtgtggaaaaagttttaatagacagagtgctctcaaaatacaccagcgcattcacactggagagaaaccgtatcagtgctcacagtgtggaaagagttttaatagacagagtgctctcaaaatacaccagcgcattcacactggagagaaaccgtatcagtgctcacagtgtggaaagagttttaatatacagagtaatcttaaaaaacaccagcgcattcacattttacagaaatgatgctcacaGTGTTGGAGCTGCGTTGCACATTTATCAGCACTTGGACACAAGTGTGActcatcagattgtaccaaacaagctaaaatataaaaatataaaatatagtgagtgagtgagtgttggggagaaatggttagccatgaatgaattatactgtgtaattaataggtatttaattacacagtaaacattaataagtaaatagtaataataaaagtataaatctttaggttaaactattactgggaaataatgtgattttctatagtggagtgaatggtgggtagaaccaggaggtttagagcctgatgtaagtgaatgctatcagttaatagtggaagtgaattgaaaataaaaggtattggatcggctagcatatattggtcttagtgctactgtgcttgattggttttcttcatacatttctagacgtgtacagtatgttcacagtaactcctgttactagtggtgtccctcagggctctgtcctggggcctctactatttataatttacctgCTTTCCAATGGACGTACTGTATCTTTAGGAAATacaacatttaattttattgttatgcagACGACACCGAGCTATACCTGTCCACTGTGCTCACGACTACTGTTCTTTCTCCATCTCTCTCTGATTGTCTAATAGAATTAAGAACATGGTCCTCTTACAATTTTCTCAcattaaatgctgataaaactgaaattCTTCTTGTAGGTAGAAAATATCCTCTCTCTAAATCTAACAAATTCTTAGTGATGATGAAGAACTCAGTCGTCTCTCCTTCCACTCACAATCTTTCATTTCATGCACATATTAACAATATCACATGATCTGCTTATTTCCATTTACTTAACATAAATCGTCTACGTCCATTTCTTTCTCTTAGAAGTGctgatgttcttgttcatgccctggtcacatctcgaattgattattgtaactctctcctttttggtctacctcatatgggagctagagcttttagctactctgccccacatctctggaactctctccctcctgacatTCGCACCATAGATCCAATCCCTAGTTTCAAAACATGCCTCAAGACGTATTTCTTTAAACTTGCCTACCCTTAATCGGTGTCATTAATTATGTactgatgttttgtattgtaaggtgtccttaagttttttttttcaaaggcacccataaataaattgtattattatttttatatgttggcacagatgttacttatatAACTTGTATTTCACACATTTTCATTGTTTGGTTTATATAATTTGGTACAATCAGTTTTGTACAATCTGATGTTTTCATATACTTGAGCAGTTGCTACAGTCTGGGCAAATGGCCACCTATCCAGTCTAGAATTAGTATTGTTATGGTCATTTATGTGTCATTTATGGATTTTGCTTGTTATTGCTTGTttgctaataaaatatttactagTTCTATTAAGGATAGTTCTGTTGGTACATTCGTTAAAACAGTCTCCATATTGATAAAATATCGCTAATTACACTTTGAACATTGATAGTTTGTTGATATTTTGTATTCAGATGTAttgggaacattaacatttcaCTCAGGTATGTTGGTACATTTAAACAAGGAGTCTCCATATTGCTACaatacagaggtggaaagagtactgaAATATTGTACTCAAAAGTACTgttactttaattaatttttaccaaagtacaagtaaaattactagtctaaaaatctagtaaaaagtaacatttaaaatgtactcagagtaaatgtgtcattt
The sequence above is drawn from the Trichomycterus rosablanca isolate fTriRos1 chromosome 14, fTriRos1.hap1, whole genome shotgun sequence genome and encodes:
- the LOC134326498 gene encoding zinc finger protein 658B-like; the protein is GEKPYNCTECGKSFTQSSVLKVHQRIHTGEKLYHCSECGKIFAHEKNLKQHQHIHTGVKPYQCLQCEKSFNTKSDLKIHQRIHTGEKPYQCSQCGKSFNTQSKLKIHQRIHTGDKPYQCSQCGKGFNKKSDLKRHQRIHTGVKPYQCSQCGKSFNTKSALKIHQHIHTGEKLYQCSQCGKRFITQSELKIHQHIHSGEKPYQCSQCGKSFISQSNLNTHQRIHTGEKPYQCSQCGKSFNTKSKLKIHQCIHSGEKPYQCSQCGKSFNGQSDLKKHQRIHTGEKPYQCSQCGKSFNIQSNLKIHQRIHSGEKPYQCSQCGKSFNIQSKLKIHQRIHTGEKPYQCSQCGKSFNQQSALKTHQRIHTGEKPYQCSQCGKSFNGQSNLKKHQRIHTVEKPYRCSQCGKSFNIQSHFKIHQRIHTGEKPYQCSQCGKSFNRQSALKIHQRIHTGEKPYQCSQCGKSFNRQSALKIHQRIHTGEKPYQCSQCGKSFNIQSNLKKHQRIHILQK